In Rosa rugosa chromosome 4, drRosRugo1.1, whole genome shotgun sequence, the genomic stretch ACATTATGCTTTAAAGCTGGAGGGTTCAAGAAGCTCAAACATTTGGGTATCGACCAATTTGAGGGACTTAGATGCATACAGGTGCAGTTGGGAGCAATGCCTTCTGTAAAAAAGCTAAGCATCCAGCGCTGCAAGTTATTGGAGAAGGTGCCATCAGGCATTGAACACCTGAGCAAATTGAAGGTGCTTGAGTTTTTCGATATGCCAGAAACATTAATCAAGACTCTACGTCCACATGAGAAAGACAATGACTATTGGAAAGTTGCACATATCCCCGAAGTTTATTTCACCTACTGGAAAGAGTGTGGATGGGAGGTCTATCCTTTAGAGGGTTTGAGTGAAGGAGAAAACTTTCCTCACGATCAGCCTAGTTCTGTCATGAAGAGCCATGAACTTGAAACTCGTTGGAAGTGATATTTAATTTACTTGAATTTAATGTTGATACTGTTGTATATGTATTGTAAATAACTGTAAAGTCTACCCTCGTACATAAGTCACAATAAATAGTACTCATCTGTGGTTAAAGATCCTAGCTTTCACTAGACCAATAACCTTAACACACgacactttttacacaacgaaaaaaaaaaatttgttgtgtgatgtGGGAAAGTGAATCATACAACTCTTATAAGAAAGCTTCATCGTATAAGGCTGTCAAAATTCAAAAGAGTTTAGTTGGAAGGTGATTGCACAACAATTACAAGAAtgatctgttgtgtgaatgaaaaaaaaaatagcggcaaATTTCCCTCATACTTTGACTCAAATGTGGCTCCAAATTTTTACTACATTGCACAACAGAATAGTTACAtttgttgtatgagagtagcTTGCAGAATGTCATACAACAATTTTTGACtttgtgttgtatgatcaaGGAAGATATATTGGGAATGCCCCCAAATGCCACTCATTCCCCCCAAAAACATATATTTTGGAAAACATATTGTAAGTTCCTACAACATAACTCacttatttctgttgtgtgaatgaaaatgCCTATCCTAGCGCCAAAACCATTGAACATAGTGGGAACTTTCCCTCTTTGGAACCTGAACTGAAATTTAATTTatacataatcagacaacaaaATTTAGTATATGTGTTGTCTGTTTCatgaatacaaaaaaaaaaaaaaaaaacaaatttaaaaaaaaaaaccctaggtcTTTGACTTCATGGACAACCACTTGGACACTAAAACAAAATAACTGCATTTGTTGCTCCTCAAACCTCTTGACCTATAATTTCATCAGTTGCTGTGTTTCCAATACTTACAAAATAGCCTTCTCTTCGAGCATCTCCTCTCAACACCATCTCTCCTGAAAACACCCATCTCCTCACAACATCATCTCTCATCAAAACACCCAGCACAACCATCACTCGACTCAGCCATGTTTGATTAGGGTTCTACTCAACCGTCACTCGACTCATCTCTATTAGGGTTCGACTCAGTCCTATTTGTGGGTTCTTCTTATtgggaagaaggaggaggaaaaaGGGGTTTCGATCTGCTGAAGATTGGGGTTCTTTGACTTGGAGATTTGTGGGCTACTATTTGGGGGTTTCAACTAGTCGATAAATTGAAGGAGGAGGAAAGGGGGGTTTCAATCTGCTGAAGATTAGGGTTATTCGATTTAGGGATTTGGGGGCTAGTCGATAAATTGAGGAGGAAAAAGGGTTTTCATGGCTACTCGATTCGTGGTCAAATCCATCGAGGTTGATAATGGAGGATCTCTCTGAGCTAGAGATTAGGAATTTCGTCAAGTCCTTCCACAAGTTCGTCGACTTGAAGAGGGAGCTCTTCCATAGCCATATTGATGAGCTCCAGAAAATCATCGTCAATCAATGTAAACTCACCGGCACCAATCCTCTCTCGCAAGAGATGGTGcgtttttgaattttgattttgttctgattttttttatattttttttttaatctgctgcgaaattagagaaaaaagaagaagaaagggaatTAGAACAATCAGCTCTAATGCTGTGTTTGTTTGGATGTGCAGGCAGCTGGTGCCTTTTCTATTAATATTGGTAAGTCCTGGAATTGAGACTGTTATTGCTAATTTTGCTTAATGGTTGATGTGATGGTCTCAGAGATTTTGAAGTTAGAAGAGAGAGTGCGACTAAGATAAAGAGTGAAGACAAGTAGAAATAAGTAATGGACAATGGCTTCCAGTTTCTCTCCTTGGAGGACTGTCATTGGCATGTTACAATCTCTTTGGTTTTAAGCATAATGCTGATTCTTCCCTTATTTTCAACTGCAACATGATTAGTGTTTCTTATGTCTCAGGATCTTGCTGATATCGATGTATTTCaagaaaccaaaaaggttaTTGAAGCTTTCCAGAATAAGGAGGTAGGCCCTGCCCTAGCCTGGTGTGCCGAGAACAAGTCAAGGTTAAAGAAATCCAAAGTATgcattctctttttcttttgtgtacGTTGGTGGGGAGACCTTGCTATAATTGGGGTGGTTAGATGAGTTTTTTTGTACAATTAGTTGTTGTATTGCTTGTTCTTGAATTACAAAATGAATATGCTATATAAGCTAAATCTGGCAATTCTTTCATGGCATCTCTCCTGCTGCTTGGCTCATCTTAAATTTGACTTACTATTATTCTCAGATTATGGGGTACATGTTTTAGTTTTAGTTACACATATCTCTTGCACGTGTCCTACTTACTTGGACTACATAACATGAGATCAAAGtaaatggaaaaatgacttcTTTCATGGATGCTTAATCATTCTTGTCCTATATGGTTGATATGGTTGTCAAAGGTCCACCA encodes the following:
- the LOC133742730 gene encoding uncharacterized protein LOC133742730, which gives rise to MSSRKSSSINVNSPAPILSRKRWQLVPFLLILDLADIDVFQETKKVIEAFQNKEVGPALAWCAENKSRLKKSKVCILFFFCVRWWGDLAIIGVVR